Part of the Pseudomonadota bacterium genome is shown below.
TGGCATTTATATAAAACTTTGTGTCGCCATCAATCATATCTTTTGGAATAACCTTTTTTATAACTTCATCGGTGATAGCTTCCCTGAGTTCATCATGGGTCACATCAGGTTTATGCTGTGCCGCAATCACTATAGTATCAACTCTTTTGGGACAGTTGTTTTCATATTCTATTGTAACCTGGGCTTTGCCATCAGGCCTTAAAAAATCCAGTGCTCCGTTTTTTCTTACAACCGCAAGACGATGACAAAGCTTGTGCGCATATACTATAGGCATGGGCATTAATTCCGGAGTTTCATCAGAGGCATAGCCAAACATAAGGCCCTGATCACCTGCACCTTGTTCCAGATACAAACCCTGACCTGTATTTACACCTTGTGCAATATCCGGTGATTGATGATCAATACTTGTTATAACCGAGCAGGTTTTCCAGTCAAACCCTATTTGTGAAGAACTGTATCCGATTTCACGAATGGTATCTCTTACTATCTGAGGCATATCAACATAACATTCAGTTGTTATTTCGCCGGCAATAAATGCAAGACCTGTTGTAACAAGAGTTTCACAGGCCACTCTGCAATTTTTGTCTTTTTCCATAATAGCGTCAAGGATAGAATCGGATATGGCATCCGCAACTTTATCGGGATGTCCCTCGGTTACTGATTCTGATGTAAAAAAGTATTGTTCATTGTCCATTAATCATCTCCTTTATTTTTCAATATTTCAGCGCGAATGTTAACGGCAGCTTTAATATGATACATGATTTTTATATCTGTAATATCATATTGTCTATAAGCCTTGTTGTTCCGATTTTTACTGCAAGAGCCATCAAAGCCGGTCTGTCTATCGTATCTAAGTTTTTAAGTGTTTCTGAATCACAGATCATTATATAATCTATCGTAGAATCAGGGCATGAAATTATTATATCTGTTGCTTCCTTAATTATTTTGGATGTATCCCTTTCACCTGCTTTTGCCATTTCCAGGGCTTTATTCAAAGATTTATATAAGGATAATGCATGAATTCTTTCTTCCTGGCTAAGATAACTATTTCTTGAACTCATGGCAAGGCCGTCTTTTTCTCTAACGGTAGGAACCCCTACTATTTCTATATCGTAATTAAGATCACAAACCATTTGTTTTATCACAAGAAGCTGCTGAAAATCTTTTTGCCCGAAAACTGCTATATGAGGTTTTACAATATTAAACAATTTGGAAACTATAGTAGCAACTCCCTTAAATAATACGGGTCTTGACAACCCGCAAAGATGCTCCGGAAGGCTTTGTAACTCCACATAGGTTTGGAATCTATCCGGGTAGATATCTTTTGCGTCCGGGATAAATACTGCATCCACATGTTCTTTTTCCATCAGCTCCAGATCTCTTTCGATATTTCTTGGATATGATTCCAGATCTTCACCTGGGCCAAACTGGGATGGGTTTACAAATATACTTGCAACAACAACATCAGCCAATTTACGAGCTTTTTTCAAAAGTGCAAGGTGGCCTTCATGCAAAAAGCCCATAGTAGGTACAAAAGCCAGACATTCGGCATTTTCACGAATACGGTCCGAATATTGTTGCATATCATTAATTTTATAGATTTTCTTTATGGCACTCACCTCGCTTATTACAAAAATGTTTCATAATAC
Proteins encoded:
- the metK gene encoding methionine adenosyltransferase, which translates into the protein MDNEQYFFTSESVTEGHPDKVADAISDSILDAIMEKDKNCRVACETLVTTGLAFIAGEITTECYVDMPQIVRDTIREIGYSSSQIGFDWKTCSVITSIDHQSPDIAQGVNTGQGLYLEQGAGDQGLMFGYASDETPELMPMPIVYAHKLCHRLAVVRKNGALDFLRPDGKAQVTIEYENNCPKRVDTIVIAAQHKPDVTHDELREAITDEVIKKVIPKDMIDGDTKFYINATGKFVLGGPMADCGLTGRKIIVDTYGGQGSHGGGCFSGKDPSKVDRSASYMGRHIAKNIVAAGIAKKCEIQVAYAIGVANPISIMLDFKGTGVVPRKRVKEIVNEVFDLRPAAIIEYLDLLRPIYKKTAAYGHFGRNEPEFSWEKTNMADVLKEKAGL
- the panC gene encoding pantoate--beta-alanine ligase; translated protein: MKKIYKINDMQQYSDRIRENAECLAFVPTMGFLHEGHLALLKKARKLADVVVASIFVNPSQFGPGEDLESYPRNIERDLELMEKEHVDAVFIPDAKDIYPDRFQTYVELQSLPEHLCGLSRPVLFKGVATIVSKLFNIVKPHIAVFGQKDFQQLLVIKQMVCDLNYDIEIVGVPTVREKDGLAMSSRNSYLSQEERIHALSLYKSLNKALEMAKAGERDTSKIIKEATDIIISCPDSTIDYIMICDSETLKNLDTIDRPALMALAVKIGTTRLIDNMILQI